A single window of Candidatus Nezhaarchaeales archaeon DNA harbors:
- the meaB gene encoding methylmalonyl Co-A mutase-associated GTPase MeaB: protein MELVNGVLKGDRKAIAKLITLVENDAPQAKEALSVLHKHAGRAHVIGVTGPPGVGKSCLVDKLIREYRRRGKTVGVVAVDPSSPFTGGALMGNRIRMQEHALDPGVFIRSMASRGSLGGLARSTNNVIKVLDASGKDVVIVETVGIGQTQFDVVKYAHTILVVLMPKMGDEIQAIKAGLQEIADIFVVNKADLDGADATVMILEESLALTAISRGEQAWKTPVVKTVATTGEGVSELVDYIEKHMQHLVRSRDLHRKLVLKSEAEIVEAMIDELEKRVISKAKELKEFKDLVQKTAIGEVDPYSAASEVLSRLVPLKSAS, encoded by the coding sequence GTGGAGCTAGTTAACGGCGTACTTAAGGGTGATCGTAAAGCTATAGCTAAGCTAATAACGCTAGTGGAGAACGACGCTCCGCAAGCTAAGGAGGCGTTAAGCGTACTCCATAAACATGCGGGACGCGCCCACGTAATAGGCGTAACAGGTCCTCCAGGCGTAGGTAAAAGCTGCCTCGTCGATAAGTTAATACGCGAGTATAGAAGGCGTGGGAAGACTGTAGGCGTTGTAGCTGTCGACCCTTCAAGCCCCTTCACCGGCGGCGCGTTAATGGGTAATAGGATTCGTATGCAGGAGCACGCATTAGACCCCGGCGTCTTCATTAGGAGTATGGCTAGCAGGGGAAGCTTAGGAGGTTTAGCTAGGTCGACGAATAACGTCATTAAGGTGTTAGACGCCTCAGGTAAAGACGTAGTAATAGTTGAGACGGTCGGCATTGGGCAAACCCAGTTTGACGTGGTTAAGTACGCGCATACGATCCTAGTGGTGTTAATGCCTAAGATGGGTGATGAAATCCAAGCGATAAAAGCCGGGCTTCAGGAGATAGCCGACATATTCGTAGTTAACAAGGCCGATCTAGACGGCGCAGACGCAACCGTCATGATCCTCGAGGAAAGCTTAGCCCTTACAGCTATAAGCCGCGGGGAACAGGCTTGGAAGACCCCTGTAGTGAAAACGGTGGCTACGACCGGTGAAGGAGTATCAGAGCTCGTGGATTACATCGAGAAACATATGCAGCACTTAGTGCGGTCCCGAGACCTCCATCGAAAGCTGGTGCTTAAGAGCGAAGCGGAGATAGTTGAAGCCATGATCGATGAGCTAGAAAAACGAGTAATAAGCAAAGCTAAGGAGCTTAAAGAGTTTAAGGATCTAGTCCAGAAAACCGCGATAGGAGAAGTAGATCCCTATAGCGCCGCTAGCGAAGTATTAAGTCGTCTCGTACCCCTCAAATCCGCCTCTTAA
- a CDS encoding nitroreductase family protein — MDVIEAIKTRRSIRRFKPDPVEEGKLWTVLEAARWAPSWANTQCWEFIIVRNPETKAKLAETLTPRNPGIDAVKNAPVVIVACAKLGVSGFKGGKPVTDKGDFFMFDVALALQNLTLAAHSLGLGTLHVGAFDAKKAAEILGVPPGVSVVELMPLGYPLETPKEPPKRKELKDFVYFEKYGYR, encoded by the coding sequence ATGGACGTGATTGAAGCTATAAAGACCCGTAGGTCTATTCGACGCTTTAAACCCGACCCAGTTGAAGAGGGAAAGCTATGGACGGTGCTAGAAGCGGCTCGATGGGCTCCTTCATGGGCTAATACTCAATGCTGGGAGTTCATAATTGTTAGAAACCCTGAAACCAAGGCAAAGCTCGCCGAAACCTTAACGCCTCGGAACCCGGGCATTGACGCCGTTAAGAACGCCCCGGTAGTTATTGTTGCATGCGCTAAACTCGGTGTTTCAGGGTTTAAAGGCGGAAAACCCGTAACGGATAAAGGCGACTTCTTCATGTTCGACGTAGCGTTAGCCCTTCAAAACCTCACCCTCGCAGCTCATAGCCTCGGCTTAGGTACACTTCACGTCGGCGCCTTCGATGCGAAAAAGGCAGCAGAAATCCTTGGGGTACCGCCCGGGGTTAGCGTAGTGGAGTTAATGCCCTTAGGCTACCCCTTAGAAACCCCTAAGGAACCCCCTAAAAGGAAGGAGCTTAAAGACTTCGTATACTTCGAAAAGTACGGTTATAGGTAG
- a CDS encoding methylmalonyl-CoA mutase family protein: MSEKELLEREKKEREMAKAGGERKPAFYTLSGIPIKRLYTPEDVKGLNYEVHLGEPGKYPFTRGIYPTMYRGRIWTIRMFSGYGSPEETNRRWKELIKHGETGLSTAFDYPTLNGYDSDHPLARGEVGRAGVAVSCLPDMERLFEGIPIGSVTTSFTINAPAICILSMYFATALKQGVPLTQVGGTTQNDMLKEFIAQKSYRFPPEPSLFINVDIVKFCTEHAPLWHPISISGYHIREAGATAIQELAWTLADGMTFVEKGVEMGLDVDSFAPRLSFFFCCHVDFFEEIAKFRAARRMWAKIMKDRFNAKDPRSWCLRFHTQTAGQSLTYQYPELNIARTAIEALAAVLGGTNSLHTNSYDEAICLPTEKAAQIATLTQRFIAHETGVASVVDPLGGSYYVEWLTNEVEARAWEEIERIEKQGGVLKCIENGYYLRELARTANEYRRKIESGEIEVVGVNCFAPPDLKYDFKPLKIPLELEEQRKEFLSRLRERRNNSEVKAVLNKLRRAAEDREHLFPLVLKAVQVHATLGEIMQTFEDVYGRYKEQPVF; the protein is encoded by the coding sequence TTGAGTGAGAAGGAACTCCTTGAAAGGGAGAAGAAGGAAAGGGAGATGGCTAAGGCCGGTGGAGAACGTAAGCCAGCCTTCTACACGTTGTCAGGCATCCCTATTAAACGATTGTACACCCCTGAGGACGTTAAGGGGTTAAACTACGAAGTTCACTTAGGTGAACCAGGTAAGTACCCCTTTACAAGGGGTATCTACCCGACCATGTATAGGGGGCGGATCTGGACCATAAGGATGTTTTCCGGTTACGGTAGCCCTGAGGAGACTAATCGGCGGTGGAAGGAGCTTATTAAGCATGGTGAGACGGGGTTAAGTACCGCGTTCGACTATCCAACGTTGAACGGCTACGATTCCGATCATCCATTAGCGAGGGGCGAGGTTGGAAGGGCTGGGGTAGCGGTTTCCTGCCTCCCAGATATGGAGAGGTTGTTTGAAGGTATACCTATAGGGTCTGTTACTACGTCCTTTACGATTAACGCTCCAGCCATATGTATCTTATCGATGTACTTCGCCACGGCGCTTAAGCAAGGAGTACCTCTAACCCAGGTCGGCGGTACTACGCAGAACGATATGTTGAAGGAGTTTATAGCTCAAAAATCCTACAGGTTTCCGCCTGAGCCTTCGCTCTTTATAAACGTTGACATCGTTAAGTTCTGCACTGAGCATGCTCCACTCTGGCACCCTATAAGTATTAGCGGCTACCATATAAGGGAGGCTGGAGCAACGGCTATTCAGGAGCTTGCTTGGACCTTGGCTGACGGTATGACCTTCGTCGAGAAGGGCGTAGAAATGGGGCTTGACGTGGATAGCTTTGCTCCTAGGCTTTCCTTCTTCTTCTGCTGCCACGTCGACTTCTTCGAGGAGATAGCTAAGTTTAGGGCCGCTAGGAGGATGTGGGCTAAGATAATGAAGGATAGGTTTAACGCTAAAGATCCGAGGTCTTGGTGTTTACGCTTCCATACTCAAACGGCGGGGCAATCCTTAACCTATCAGTACCCGGAGCTTAACATAGCTAGAACCGCTATAGAAGCGTTAGCGGCCGTCTTAGGTGGTACTAACTCGCTACATACTAATTCTTACGATGAAGCTATATGCCTACCGACTGAGAAAGCAGCTCAAATAGCCACCTTAACCCAGAGGTTTATAGCTCATGAAACCGGTGTAGCTAGCGTCGTAGACCCCTTAGGCGGCTCCTACTACGTTGAATGGTTAACTAACGAGGTTGAAGCGCGCGCATGGGAGGAAATAGAGCGTATCGAGAAGCAGGGAGGAGTCCTTAAGTGTATAGAGAATGGCTACTACCTACGCGAACTAGCTAGGACGGCTAACGAGTATAGGAGGAAGATTGAAAGCGGCGAAATAGAGGTTGTAGGTGTAAACTGCTTTGCCCCTCCGGACTTGAAGTATGACTTTAAACCGTTGAAGATACCTTTAGAGCTGGAGGAACAGAGAAAGGAGTTCCTATCCAGGTTAAGGGAGAGACGTAACAACTCGGAGGTTAAAGCGGTCCTTAACAAGCTACGGAGAGCCGCTGAAGATAGGGAGCACCTATTTCCATTGGTGCTTAAAGCGGTACAAGTGCATGCTACGCTTGGAGAGATAATGCAGACCTTCGAAGACGTCTATGGAAGGTATAAGGAGCAACCAGTGTTTTAA
- a CDS encoding ABC transporter substrate-binding protein produces the protein MVTRRTFLAIAGGVVVVAIVAGTGYYYLTRPAPTPPPPTPPPPPPPPAAPKITIPALVDKSGATSDVGVDYAWGAENAAKWINEKEGGIPGIGKFDFVSTDYAYRIPEAIATYERYKATYNPPVIIGWGTGDTEALSPSIAKDQIVYISASYSSHLNDPAKTPYNFYPVCSYSDQMRAAIIWMKDYWTKELKKTVPPKICFAYDFGVPYCRAPIPAGKALAAELGFEIGPDQNCSQRGADFSSQVLAMKTFGANFVWMGNTTATAAVLAKDMKKHGLEALLMINQWGHDENLVKLAGEAAEGVHGMSGHYYWGFEAECPALVNPLRESVKLYGPKDYFPISSYIRGWINVRCAVLAIADAWAKFKEVSGPKVKEAMESWKDKVIEGTIVPPVTFTGADHRPNTKAIVLKIEGGKYKKASDWIEIERKAAWLGW, from the coding sequence TTGGTTACTAGAAGGACTTTTTTGGCAATAGCAGGCGGCGTAGTCGTAGTTGCTATCGTGGCTGGAACCGGTTACTACTACTTAACCAGACCGGCACCAACCCCTCCCCCGCCAACCCCTCCACCACCGCCGCCACCACCTGCCGCTCCTAAAATCACGATACCCGCGCTAGTTGATAAGTCTGGCGCAACGTCGGATGTGGGAGTGGACTACGCTTGGGGGGCTGAAAACGCCGCTAAATGGATAAATGAGAAAGAGGGCGGTATACCAGGTATTGGTAAGTTCGACTTCGTCTCCACCGATTACGCCTATAGGATCCCTGAAGCAATAGCTACCTACGAGCGCTATAAGGCTACCTATAACCCACCCGTCATAATTGGGTGGGGTACTGGCGATACGGAGGCATTATCGCCTTCAATAGCTAAAGACCAGATCGTTTACATTTCAGCCAGCTACTCGTCACACCTAAACGACCCCGCTAAAACCCCGTACAACTTTTACCCGGTCTGTAGCTACTCTGACCAAATGAGGGCGGCTATAATATGGATGAAGGACTACTGGACAAAGGAGCTTAAGAAGACGGTGCCGCCGAAGATATGCTTCGCCTACGACTTCGGTGTACCATACTGTCGAGCACCTATACCGGCAGGAAAGGCGTTAGCAGCAGAGCTCGGCTTTGAGATAGGCCCAGATCAAAACTGTAGTCAGAGGGGTGCTGACTTCTCATCGCAAGTCCTAGCCATGAAGACGTTCGGCGCTAACTTCGTATGGATGGGTAATACGACCGCTACAGCAGCTGTACTCGCAAAGGATATGAAGAAGCACGGCCTTGAAGCCCTACTCATGATTAACCAATGGGGCCACGACGAGAACCTGGTTAAGCTGGCTGGTGAAGCTGCTGAAGGCGTCCACGGTATGAGTGGCCATTACTACTGGGGCTTCGAAGCTGAATGCCCAGCGTTAGTAAACCCGTTAAGGGAGTCCGTAAAGCTCTACGGACCTAAAGACTACTTCCCAATCTCATCCTATATAAGGGGCTGGATTAACGTTAGATGCGCCGTGCTCGCTATAGCTGACGCTTGGGCTAAATTTAAGGAGGTATCAGGTCCCAAGGTTAAGGAGGCCATGGAGTCTTGGAAGGATAAGGTCATCGAGGGCACCATAGTCCCGCCTGTAACCTTCACCGGTGCAGATCACAGGCCCAACACCAAGGCCATAGTGCTAAAGATTGAAGGTGGAAAGTACAAGAAGGCTAGCGACTGGATCGAGATCGAGAGAAAAGCCGCTTGGCTCGGTTGGTAA
- a CDS encoding AMP-binding protein encodes MSLEAVTAKKVSKELPEWVKEALKSAPEEIIDVCYGEDVKVELPAEDTFLKLLVKFAKTRGDETALREKEYGIWQRISWRDYLENVKSFALGLTALGFEKDDKITLIGDNRPEWLYTYLGAEAALGIPFGVYQDNLPEQLLPLITNSKSRWVYCEDQEQTDKILSIIKELPELEKVIVEDWTGMWRYRENPKIISFREVQELGRKLAQKEPNLFEENVNRQTRNDLACFVTSSGTTGTPKCVMLSFENMMYMGLAMQKVVPMGPDDRYFSFLPFAWIGEQMMSLSCGLTAGFTVNFYEEPETVWRDFREVGPTIMFGPPRIWRDIVAQIQVKIADSGWLRRKVFDLALKAGYARVELEFKGMKIPFWLKLVKPLCYVLAFRSVLDKVGLRRMRHAYTGGAQVSIDDFKFLRSMGVNIKQIYGQSEISGISCLHRDGEVDPWTAGKPLPGTVIAITKTGEIISKSPAVMKGYYDRPSSKAIVNDWLYSEDFGMVDAKGHLICVDRMADIIVLQDGTRVPPQHLENRLKFSPYVREAMVLDHGKPYVTAILNIHPENTGKWAEDHNIPYTGYVDLSQKPEVYDLMEKVVKDVNRDLPDSMKIRKFTILYKEFHADDDEMTRTRKLRRPLIRQRYKEVIDALYSDANEISFLGEVKYEDGRRDMVRVKMQIRKVE; translated from the coding sequence ATGTCGTTAGAGGCTGTAACAGCTAAGAAGGTAAGTAAGGAACTACCCGAATGGGTTAAGGAAGCGTTAAAGTCCGCTCCGGAGGAGATTATCGACGTTTGCTACGGAGAAGATGTTAAGGTCGAACTGCCAGCCGAGGATACCTTCCTTAAACTACTAGTTAAGTTCGCTAAAACCAGGGGGGATGAGACGGCCTTAAGGGAGAAGGAGTACGGTATATGGCAAAGGATATCTTGGAGGGACTACCTTGAAAACGTTAAAAGCTTCGCGCTAGGCCTAACGGCGTTAGGCTTCGAGAAAGATGATAAAATTACGTTAATAGGCGATAATAGGCCTGAATGGCTCTACACGTACCTCGGAGCCGAGGCAGCTTTAGGCATACCTTTCGGAGTTTACCAGGATAACCTACCCGAACAGTTACTACCCCTCATAACTAATAGTAAGTCGCGGTGGGTATACTGCGAGGACCAAGAGCAAACGGATAAAATCCTATCAATAATTAAGGAACTCCCCGAACTAGAAAAGGTGATCGTTGAAGATTGGACAGGCATGTGGAGGTATAGGGAAAACCCTAAGATAATAAGCTTTAGAGAGGTTCAAGAGCTAGGTAGGAAGCTAGCCCAAAAAGAGCCGAACCTATTTGAGGAGAACGTTAATAGACAAACGCGTAACGACCTAGCTTGCTTCGTAACCTCCTCAGGAACCACTGGTACACCTAAATGCGTTATGTTGAGCTTCGAGAACATGATGTACATGGGCTTAGCCATGCAGAAGGTCGTACCCATGGGCCCCGACGATAGGTACTTCTCCTTCCTGCCCTTCGCTTGGATAGGCGAGCAAATGATGTCGTTATCCTGCGGCTTAACCGCGGGTTTCACCGTTAACTTCTACGAAGAACCCGAGACCGTATGGAGGGACTTTAGAGAGGTCGGGCCGACCATCATGTTCGGCCCCCCTAGGATATGGAGGGATATCGTAGCCCAGATCCAAGTTAAAATAGCGGATTCAGGCTGGTTAAGGCGTAAGGTTTTCGACCTAGCTTTAAAAGCCGGCTACGCTAGGGTTGAACTCGAGTTTAAGGGTATGAAGATACCCTTCTGGCTTAAATTAGTGAAGCCGTTATGCTACGTCTTAGCTTTCAGGTCGGTGTTAGATAAGGTTGGGTTAAGGAGGATGAGGCATGCTTATACGGGGGGCGCGCAAGTCTCCATCGACGACTTCAAGTTCCTGAGAAGCATGGGCGTTAACATAAAGCAGATCTACGGTCAGAGCGAAATATCCGGTATCTCATGTCTACATCGAGACGGCGAAGTAGATCCATGGACAGCCGGCAAACCCCTACCGGGCACCGTGATAGCTATAACTAAAACAGGGGAGATAATTTCGAAGAGCCCGGCCGTTATGAAGGGTTACTACGATAGGCCTAGCAGTAAAGCCATAGTTAATGACTGGTTATACTCCGAGGACTTCGGAATGGTTGACGCTAAGGGGCACCTAATATGCGTAGATAGGATGGCGGACATCATAGTCCTACAGGATGGAACCCGGGTACCACCGCAACACTTGGAGAATAGGCTTAAGTTCAGCCCTTACGTTAGGGAGGCCATGGTCCTCGACCACGGTAAACCCTACGTAACCGCTATACTAAACATACACCCCGAAAACACGGGTAAATGGGCTGAGGATCACAATATACCTTACACGGGCTACGTAGATCTTTCACAAAAGCCTGAGGTATACGACTTGATGGAGAAAGTTGTAAAGGACGTTAATAGGGATCTACCTGACTCCATGAAGATAAGGAAGTTCACCATCCTCTACAAGGAGTTCCACGCCGATGACGATGAAATGACTAGGACTAGGAAGCTTAGGAGGCCGCTTATAAGGCAACGCTACAAGGAGGTTATAGACGCGCTTTACAGTGATGCCAACGAGATTTCGTTCCTAGGCGAGGTGAAGTATGAGGACGGTAGAAGGGACATGGTGAGGGTTAAGATGCAGATTAGGAAGGTTGAGTAG
- a CDS encoding ABC transporter ATP-binding protein: protein MKGDIQLFLNNVEVTFDPFILVVKGVSLKVPSGGIIALLGANGSGKSTVLKAIAGIIRLERGYVSRGYIEYEGRKIENERPEDIAKAGITYVHEGRRVFEELSVEEDLLSGLYGRRTGNPKDALEFVYNFFPRLKERRNIKTGLLSGGEQQMLVIGRALISKPKVLLLDEPSLGLSPKIVSELFKTIKDINEKEGVTIVLAEQNVRKALEIAEYGYVIEGGRLVLDGPSEKLLNNPDVQNYYLGIGEAGRMSYQDVKSYKRRKRWIS from the coding sequence ATGAAGGGAGATATACAATTATTTCTTAACAACGTCGAGGTTACCTTCGACCCCTTCATTCTAGTCGTTAAGGGTGTTTCCCTAAAAGTTCCTAGTGGCGGTATAATAGCGCTACTAGGTGCTAACGGCTCAGGTAAGAGCACCGTGTTAAAGGCCATAGCTGGAATTATAAGGCTTGAAAGAGGCTACGTATCTCGAGGCTACATAGAGTATGAGGGTAGAAAAATAGAGAACGAAAGGCCCGAGGATATAGCTAAAGCCGGAATAACCTACGTACATGAGGGGAGAAGGGTATTTGAAGAGTTAAGCGTTGAGGAAGACCTACTATCGGGGCTTTATGGTAGGAGGACCGGTAATCCTAAAGACGCCTTAGAGTTCGTCTACAACTTCTTCCCTAGGCTTAAGGAAAGGCGTAACATCAAAACCGGCCTCCTCAGCGGTGGAGAACAGCAAATGCTAGTGATAGGGAGGGCCTTAATATCAAAGCCTAAGGTCCTCCTACTTGATGAGCCATCCCTAGGCCTATCGCCAAAAATAGTATCGGAGCTCTTTAAAACCATTAAGGACATCAACGAAAAGGAGGGGGTAACAATCGTTCTAGCGGAGCAGAACGTTAGGAAGGCCTTGGAGATAGCCGAGTACGGCTACGTTATTGAGGGTGGTAGGCTCGTACTCGATGGTCCATCCGAAAAACTACTTAACAACCCCGACGTTCAAAACTACTACCTAGGTATTGGTGAAGCCGGTAGGATGAGTTATCAAGACGTTAAATCGTATAAGAGGAGGAAGAGGTGGATATCTTGA
- a CDS encoding ABC transporter ATP-binding protein produces the protein MSVILEAKDVHVRFGGVIALRGVSLDLKKGELLALVGPNGSGKTTLLNCICGFYRPQRGTITYKGMDITKTPVHKRAQMGIGRTFQTPYVFPGTVLDNIMAGYMTKHGGILKSLSFKGITEAREYAEKLIDFVELEPYRTAHAEGLAMGLRKKVELARVLMWDPDVLLLDEPTSGLSIDEKRDMARFVLELNEVLGKTVLLVEHDMSLVHDVAHRVVVLDTGVKIAEGSPEEVVKNPAVIKAYLGE, from the coding sequence TTGAGTGTTATCCTTGAAGCTAAGGACGTACACGTAAGGTTTGGAGGGGTTATAGCCTTAAGGGGTGTAAGCCTCGACCTGAAGAAGGGAGAGCTTTTAGCACTCGTAGGCCCTAACGGATCCGGTAAAACTACGCTTCTAAACTGTATATGCGGCTTCTATAGGCCTCAAAGAGGAACCATTACTTATAAGGGGATGGATATAACTAAAACCCCAGTCCATAAGAGGGCGCAGATGGGGATAGGTAGAACGTTCCAAACACCTTACGTCTTCCCGGGGACCGTGCTCGACAACATAATGGCCGGATACATGACTAAGCATGGTGGCATCTTAAAGTCCTTAAGCTTTAAAGGCATAACTGAAGCTAGAGAATACGCGGAAAAGCTAATAGATTTTGTTGAGCTCGAACCCTATAGGACTGCTCACGCTGAGGGCTTAGCGATGGGTTTAAGGAAGAAGGTAGAGTTAGCTAGAGTCTTAATGTGGGATCCAGACGTCCTCTTACTGGATGAGCCTACATCAGGCTTAAGCATCGATGAGAAGAGGGATATGGCTAGGTTCGTTTTAGAGCTAAACGAGGTCCTAGGTAAAACTGTGCTTTTAGTGGAGCACGACATGTCCCTGGTTCACGATGTAGCACATAGAGTAGTCGTATTGGATACGGGCGTTAAGATAGCCGAGGGTAGCCCTGAGGAGGTCGTTAAGAACCCCGCCGTCATAAAGGCGTATTTAGGGGAATAG
- a CDS encoding cobalamin B12-binding domain-containing protein, which produces MNGERKIRVLIAKPGLNGHDRGAKVVARGLAEEGMEVIYLGLWNTPEQIVEAAVQEDVDVVGLSILSGAHDVLAPAVRKLLDEKGLKDVLLLVGGTIPLEDVEFLKKNGVAEVFVPGTPIKAISEFIRKNVKPRR; this is translated from the coding sequence TTGAACGGAGAGCGGAAGATACGCGTTTTAATAGCTAAGCCCGGGTTAAATGGGCATGATAGAGGGGCTAAGGTAGTAGCTCGAGGTCTCGCCGAGGAGGGGATGGAGGTCATATACCTAGGGCTTTGGAATACCCCTGAGCAGATAGTTGAAGCCGCGGTACAGGAGGATGTAGACGTAGTAGGGTTAAGCATACTTTCAGGGGCGCACGACGTACTCGCTCCCGCAGTTAGGAAGCTACTGGATGAGAAGGGCTTAAAGGATGTATTGCTACTAGTCGGAGGGACCATACCGTTGGAGGATGTGGAGTTCTTGAAGAAGAACGGCGTCGCCGAGGTCTTCGTACCTGGTACGCCGATAAAGGCCATCAGCGAGTTCATAAGAAAGAACGTAAAACCCAGACGGTAA
- a CDS encoding branched-chain amino acid ABC transporter permease, whose translation MVDISVILDPIIIGLASGTIYGVMALGFVLIYRVGKLVNIAVGDMVLMGAYLVMAFGELRLIGNPVGNLIFALILASLLYMVFAIATERGLMRPLYGQSILSLIMMTVALGLFLRGITILLWGTTLRVFPEQHVVFPPIPITIGPIHLPYVYVWSISGSIIIFGFFFYMFRKTLFGFAMRAVSLEPEAAAAHGISIKKIYTYSWMIAYVAAALAGLVLGAINGINIIISDLGLSRALPAAIIGGIDSPGGALLGGLLLGLLEQTLGTYMNMFIPGIREVIPFIVLLAILVVKPYGLFGTVRIERV comes from the coding sequence ATGGTCGACATCTCCGTCATCCTAGACCCTATAATTATAGGGTTAGCTTCAGGGACCATTTACGGGGTAATGGCGCTCGGCTTCGTCCTAATATATAGAGTTGGAAAACTCGTTAATATCGCCGTGGGCGATATGGTACTCATGGGCGCCTACCTAGTCATGGCCTTCGGGGAGCTTAGGCTTATAGGGAACCCAGTCGGCAACCTTATCTTCGCCTTAATTTTAGCATCGCTACTATACATGGTGTTCGCGATAGCTACCGAGCGTGGATTAATGAGGCCGCTGTACGGGCAATCGATCCTTTCATTGATAATGATGACCGTAGCCCTAGGATTATTCCTTAGGGGAATCACGATACTACTTTGGGGTACTACATTAAGGGTTTTCCCAGAGCAACACGTAGTTTTCCCACCCATACCTATAACCATAGGGCCTATACACCTACCCTACGTATACGTATGGAGTATAAGCGGGTCAATCATAATCTTCGGCTTCTTCTTCTACATGTTTAGGAAGACGCTGTTCGGCTTCGCTATGAGAGCGGTATCGCTTGAACCGGAGGCAGCGGCAGCCCACGGTATAAGCATTAAGAAGATATACACGTACAGCTGGATGATTGCCTATGTCGCCGCCGCTTTAGCTGGACTGGTTCTAGGGGCTATAAACGGTATTAACATCATAATCTCGGACCTAGGCTTATCGAGGGCTTTACCGGCGGCCATCATAGGCGGTATTGATAGCCCTGGAGGAGCCCTACTAGGAGGCTTACTACTAGGCCTATTAGAGCAAACCTTAGGTACCTACATGAACATGTTCATCCCAGGTATAAGGGAAGTCATACCATTCATCGTCCTACTCGCAATCCTAGTGGTAAAGCCTTACGGCCTCTTCGGAACGGTTAGGATCGAAAGGGTGTAA
- a CDS encoding AMP-binding protein, producing the protein MSEALRRVLDYCYRNSPFYRKKFDEAGVKPSDVRSIDDFLKKVPFSSKKEVLESQYSKPPFGDFLAVEARRIRRVYVSPGPLYEPYTEKDLVDTRRVHAEMLSSIGVRPGDVAQVTASYNMMPGAWYLHDGLEELGCTVIPAGPGESRMQVTIMRSFGTTVYLGAPSFLARIYDVCRELGVEPRKDLKLRIGFSSFEPLTPTLRRDLEEKFGVELFNAYGIGELGWFACECKQHDGMHVLGDHFLVEIIDPETLEPVGLGEEGEIVVTPLFREAMPLVRYRTGDLSSFAREPCPCGISWPKLTGIYGRVDMATKVKGVLIHAWQVQKVLAAHPELGRFQIVVDRPARIDVAKILIEVAPDKVGSEELKRRLYSELKDATHVDFDVELVVEGTIPKDAKTLEDRRKIWR; encoded by the coding sequence ATGAGTGAAGCGTTGAGAAGGGTTTTGGATTATTGCTATAGGAATAGCCCTTTTTACAGGAAGAAGTTTGACGAGGCCGGGGTTAAGCCTTCAGATGTACGTAGCATAGACGACTTCCTTAAGAAGGTTCCCTTTAGCAGTAAGAAGGAGGTTCTTGAAAGCCAGTATAGTAAGCCTCCTTTCGGCGATTTTTTAGCAGTTGAAGCGCGAAGGATTAGGAGGGTTTACGTATCCCCTGGTCCTCTCTACGAGCCTTATACTGAGAAGGATCTCGTTGATACTAGGAGGGTTCACGCGGAGATGTTATCGAGTATAGGTGTTAGGCCTGGTGATGTAGCGCAGGTTACCGCGAGCTATAACATGATGCCTGGGGCTTGGTATCTTCACGACGGGCTTGAAGAGTTAGGATGCACGGTTATTCCAGCCGGTCCGGGTGAGAGTAGGATGCAGGTTACTATTATGAGGAGCTTCGGAACCACGGTTTACCTAGGGGCTCCTAGCTTTTTAGCTAGGATTTACGATGTATGCCGAGAGCTCGGAGTGGAGCCTAGGAAGGACTTAAAGCTACGTATAGGGTTTTCATCCTTTGAGCCTTTAACGCCGACCCTTAGACGGGATCTCGAGGAGAAGTTCGGCGTGGAGCTTTTTAACGCTTACGGGATAGGCGAGCTGGGATGGTTTGCTTGCGAATGTAAGCAACATGACGGTATGCATGTTTTAGGCGACCACTTCCTCGTCGAAATAATAGACCCAGAAACCCTTGAACCGGTAGGCTTAGGGGAGGAGGGTGAAATCGTGGTTACGCCTCTATTTAGGGAGGCCATGCCCCTCGTAAGGTATAGGACCGGAGATCTATCGTCGTTCGCTAGGGAGCCGTGTCCCTGCGGTATTTCTTGGCCTAAGCTTACCGGTATCTACGGGAGGGTTGATATGGCCACTAAGGTTAAAGGCGTATTAATTCACGCTTGGCAGGTTCAAAAGGTTTTAGCGGCCCACCCGGAGCTAGGTAGGTTTCAAATAGTTGTTGATAGGCCTGCTAGGATAGATGTAGCTAAAATACTGATCGAGGTAGCCCCAGATAAAGTGGGGTCCGAGGAGCTTAAAAGGAGGCTTTATAGCGAGCTTAAGGATGCAACCCACGTGGACTTTGATGTGGAGCTCGTAGTTGAAGGCACGATACCTAAGGACGCGAAAACGTTAGAAGATAGGAGGAAGATCTGGAGGTAA